The Deinococcus humi genome contains a region encoding:
- a CDS encoding aldo/keto reductase: MEQRAFGMTGLSVSVLGLGAGQVGAESLSEETAGTLLNRALDRGITLVDTARGYGLSEERIGRHLAHRRNDFILSSKGGYGIEGTEDWTPLVIRRGIEHALQRMRVDWIDIFHLHSCPLDVLRKEDLLGALDDAREAGYVRVTAYSGENEALAWAVHSGRFGSVETSVNLADQWSRHHVLPSASERGLGVIAKRPIANAAWQFTHRPVGEYAETYWERLQTMNLDVVRQQAGLDWADLALRFSAYAPGVHSVIVGTANIENLERNIRLVEDGPLPLDVLTWIEAAWAQHGQEWQGEV; the protein is encoded by the coding sequence ATGGAACAAAGGGCATTTGGAATGACCGGCTTAAGCGTGAGTGTGTTGGGCCTCGGGGCTGGCCAGGTGGGCGCCGAAAGCCTCAGCGAAGAAACGGCCGGTACGCTGCTCAACCGCGCGCTTGACCGCGGAATCACACTGGTGGACACCGCGCGCGGTTATGGCCTGAGCGAAGAGCGGATTGGCCGTCACCTTGCGCACCGCCGGAACGACTTCATCCTGAGCAGCAAAGGCGGGTACGGCATCGAAGGCACCGAGGACTGGACGCCGCTGGTGATCCGGCGCGGCATTGAGCATGCCCTGCAGCGTATGAGGGTGGACTGGATCGATATTTTTCACCTTCACTCCTGCCCCCTGGACGTCCTGAGAAAAGAGGACCTGCTCGGTGCCCTGGACGACGCCCGCGAGGCCGGATATGTCCGGGTCACGGCCTACAGCGGCGAGAATGAGGCGCTTGCCTGGGCGGTCCATTCCGGCCGGTTCGGCTCCGTGGAGACCAGCGTCAACCTCGCTGACCAGTGGAGTCGTCACCATGTTCTGCCGAGCGCCAGCGAACGTGGGCTGGGCGTGATCGCCAAGCGTCCGATCGCCAACGCCGCCTGGCAGTTTACGCATCGGCCTGTCGGCGAATACGCTGAGACCTACTGGGAGCGCCTGCAGACCATGAACCTGGACGTCGTCCGGCAGCAGGCTGGTCTGGATTGGGCTGACCTGGCGCTCCGGTTCAGTGCCTACGCGCCGGGCGTGCACAGCGTGATCGTGGGCACCGCAAACATCGAGAATCTCGAGCGGAACATTCGTCTGGTCGAGGACGGCCCGCTGCCACTGGACGTGCTGACCTGGATTGAGGCCGCGTGGGCCCAGCATGGTCAGGAGTGGCAGGGCGAAGTCTGA
- a CDS encoding DUF981 family protein — protein MSAAAGGLVIDWTQMTTYNTIMSLATGAALLSLAALGRTVARKETVHAEGWALNFGVLGFILTLTGAHMTLTWPFARYFPFDNIIFGEPSLAFGVILLAAAFYLWKRAATLRGCAAVDRELAGAAQPLSIFVVGLGLAMVAIACAGVAFQLFAAPPEEPISGRFAQYPWLEALFISGLYATVGLTAMLYPFFMRQVAAGQIGSAVQKVTGVLLVLDGVAFLLFGALNYYTHIGLIINTMPKP, from the coding sequence ATGTCCGCAGCCGCTGGCGGTCTGGTCATCGATTGGACCCAGATGACCACCTACAACACCATCATGTCCCTGGCCACCGGGGCCGCCCTGCTCTCGTTGGCCGCGTTGGGCCGCACGGTAGCCCGCAAAGAGACCGTTCACGCCGAGGGCTGGGCACTCAATTTCGGGGTCCTGGGCTTCATCCTGACCCTGACCGGCGCGCACATGACACTGACCTGGCCGTTCGCCAGATACTTTCCCTTCGACAACATCATCTTTGGCGAGCCGTCGCTGGCCTTCGGCGTGATCCTGCTGGCCGCCGCCTTCTACCTCTGGAAACGGGCCGCCACCCTGCGTGGCTGCGCCGCAGTGGACCGCGAACTGGCAGGGGCCGCGCAGCCGCTCAGTATTTTCGTGGTAGGCCTGGGCTTGGCAATGGTGGCGATCGCCTGCGCGGGCGTCGCCTTTCAATTGTTCGCCGCTCCTCCTGAAGAACCGATCTCGGGCCGCTTCGCCCAGTACCCTTGGCTCGAAGCTCTTTTTATCTCCGGTTTGTACGCCACGGTGGGTTTAACGGCGATGCTCTATCCCTTCTTCATGCGTCAGGTGGCGGCAGGTCAAATCGGGAGCGCCGTTCAAAAGGTAACCGGCGTGTTGCTGGTCCTCGATGGCGTGGCCTTTTTGCTGTTCGGGGCCCTCAATTACTACACGCACATAGGCTTGATCATCAACACCATGCCCAAACCCTAA
- a CDS encoding IS3 family transposase: protein MAHPEAQRMHEIAHTRARYGSRRIHVLMAREGWHLGHKRFFRLYQLAGLNLRMKRPRRHGCAARRAAQPTAQ from the coding sequence ATGGCGCATCCAGAAGCCCAAAGGATGCACGAGATTGCCCATACCCGGGCGCGGTACGGCTCCCGAAGAATTCATGTCCTGATGGCGCGGGAAGGCTGGCATTTAGGCCACAAGCGGTTTTTCAGGCTGTATCAACTGGCTGGCTTAAATCTGAGGATGAAACGGCCCAGACGGCATGGCTGCGCTGCACGACGCGCAGCGCAGCCAACAGCCCAATAA
- a CDS encoding acetate--CoA ligase produces the protein MDKLMLEHPLIPPTDALRATAPVNAQEAQRLLALDPAEYWLDLARELTWTTPPATALDGTLGEFQYYPGATGNVSVNCLDRHPPERTALRYEREDGQRETWTYGELTDATARFAAALQDLGVAKGDRVAIYLGNVPEAFIAIHACYRIGAIYSVIFAGFSASAVRDRLEDARPKAVVCTDATLRRGKTIALKATLDEAMVGLDIPHVVVARRVDPAFRLQAGEHDFHELLTATTRRADPVDLEANEPGFIIYTSGTTSKPKGLVHAGLGFLAGAYANVKWSLNLQADDVYWCTADVGWLTFPIFALVGGLAHGATHVIYEGGIDTPSPARPYDVIERYGVNKVFTAPTALRMLRRAGDAPLGGHDLSRLSLISLVGEPLDPETWHWTQGKLGAGRIFLNNTYGQTETGTAWASSMVGLTPTRPGSCGHPLPGYRARVVRDDGQQASPGELGALTLTEPFPCLARTVWGDHERYVQTYLSDFPGAYAASDAALIDADGLLWVTGRLDDVMNVAGHRIGTMEMEAALITHPAVSEAAVVAMPDDLKGSVPVAFVVPRGDAQPGPALEAELADAIVQGVGAIARPARVIVTSTVPRTRSGKIMRRLLRDLLISGEVSGDLTSLENPDAIDLVRARIADGRNGKPQGI, from the coding sequence GTGGACAAACTGATGCTCGAACATCCCCTGATCCCCCCCACCGACGCCCTACGGGCAACCGCACCAGTCAATGCCCAGGAGGCCCAGCGCCTGCTGGCGCTTGATCCAGCCGAGTACTGGCTGGACCTGGCTCGGGAGCTCACCTGGACGACGCCGCCCGCCACCGCATTGGACGGCACGCTGGGAGAGTTCCAGTACTACCCGGGCGCCACGGGGAATGTCAGCGTCAACTGCCTGGACCGTCATCCTCCCGAGCGCACGGCCCTGCGGTACGAACGGGAAGATGGCCAGCGCGAAACCTGGACCTACGGTGAACTCACCGACGCCACCGCCCGCTTCGCCGCCGCGTTGCAGGATCTGGGCGTCGCGAAAGGCGACCGCGTGGCGATCTACCTGGGCAACGTCCCGGAGGCCTTCATCGCCATCCACGCCTGCTACCGGATCGGCGCGATCTACTCGGTCATTTTTGCCGGATTCAGCGCGTCGGCCGTCCGGGACCGCCTCGAGGACGCCCGGCCCAAGGCGGTGGTGTGTACCGACGCCACGCTGCGGCGCGGCAAAACCATTGCGCTCAAGGCGACGCTGGACGAGGCCATGGTGGGGCTCGACATCCCCCACGTGGTGGTGGCGCGGCGGGTGGACCCGGCGTTTCGGCTCCAAGCTGGAGAGCACGATTTCCACGAGTTGCTGACGGCCACCACCCGCCGCGCCGACCCCGTCGATCTGGAAGCGAACGAGCCGGGGTTCATCATCTACACCTCGGGCACCACCTCCAAGCCCAAAGGCCTCGTCCATGCCGGGCTGGGATTCCTTGCCGGCGCTTACGCCAACGTCAAATGGTCGCTCAACCTGCAAGCCGACGATGTGTACTGGTGCACGGCCGACGTGGGCTGGCTGACCTTTCCAATCTTCGCCCTCGTCGGCGGCCTGGCCCACGGAGCGACGCATGTGATCTACGAAGGCGGCATCGACACGCCGAGCCCGGCGCGTCCCTACGACGTCATTGAGCGCTACGGGGTCAACAAGGTCTTTACCGCGCCCACGGCCCTGCGCATGCTGCGCCGTGCGGGCGACGCGCCGCTGGGCGGGCACGACCTGAGCCGGCTGTCGCTGATCAGCCTGGTGGGTGAGCCGCTCGATCCCGAAACCTGGCACTGGACGCAAGGGAAGCTCGGGGCAGGCCGGATCTTCCTGAACAACACCTACGGCCAGACGGAGACGGGCACGGCCTGGGCGAGCAGTATGGTGGGCCTGACGCCCACCCGGCCCGGCAGCTGCGGTCACCCCCTGCCGGGGTACCGCGCCCGGGTGGTACGCGACGATGGGCAGCAGGCCTCGCCGGGCGAACTGGGTGCCCTGACGCTCACTGAGCCGTTTCCCTGTCTGGCCCGCACGGTGTGGGGGGATCACGAGCGGTATGTGCAGACGTACCTGAGTGACTTCCCTGGTGCCTACGCGGCGAGTGACGCAGCTTTAATCGACGCGGACGGGCTGCTCTGGGTGACGGGGCGCCTGGACGACGTGATGAACGTGGCCGGGCACCGGATCGGGACCATGGAGATGGAAGCGGCCCTGATCACACACCCGGCCGTGAGTGAAGCGGCGGTGGTGGCCATGCCGGATGACCTGAAGGGTTCAGTGCCCGTCGCGTTTGTGGTGCCGCGTGGGGACGCTCAGCCGGGTCCAGCGCTGGAAGCGGAGCTGGCCGACGCGATCGTTCAGGGCGTGGGCGCCATCGCCCGTCCGGCCCGGGTAATCGTGACGTCCACCGTGCCGCGCACCCGGAGCGGGAAGATCATGCGCCGGCTGTTGCGCGATCTTTTGATCAGTGGTGAGGTGAGCGGTGACCTGACCAGCCTGGAGAATCCCGACGCCATTGACCTGGTCCGGGCCAGGATCGCGGATGGGAGGAATGGGAAGCCTCAAGGCATCTGA
- a CDS encoding alpha/beta hydrolase fold domain-containing protein: MAGEHLQGVKLWEKLGAVVVSVDYRLAPEYPAPVRDCYGALVWLAEQSKALGFDPARLGAYGGSAGGGLALTAALRVRDLEGPERCFVLAASPMLDDHNETASSRELDNLRPIRDRTKNLEAWSWYLGGQEADPYAASSRAQDLSGLPPIFIDVGELDLFRDEDVASTLPKLHVYPGALHASEHLAPTAGLSPRMVGTRLKSLPRGLYGVEQGAGAPVVPRGCLLKGRRAT; this comes from the coding sequence GTGGCCGGCGAGCATCTCCAGGGGGTCAAGCTGTGGGAAAAGCTGGGCGCGGTCGTCGTGTCGGTGGACTACCGGCTCGCTCCGGAATACCCAGCTCCCGTACGGGACTGTTACGGCGCACTGGTGTGGCTGGCGGAGCAGTCGAAGGCGCTGGGCTTCGACCCAGCGCGCCTGGGCGCATATGGTGGCAGCGCTGGAGGTGGCCTCGCGCTGACCGCCGCGCTGAGGGTGCGAGATCTGGAGGGTCCCGAACGCTGCTTTGTCCTGGCTGCGTCTCCGATGCTCGACGACCACAACGAGACGGCATCCTCACGCGAACTCGACAACCTTAGGCCGATTCGGGACCGGACAAAGAACCTCGAGGCGTGGAGCTGGTACCTCGGCGGGCAGGAGGCCGACCCGTACGCCGCTTCGTCGCGTGCTCAGGACCTGTCCGGACTCCCTCCCATATTCATCGACGTGGGCGAACTGGACCTGTTTCGTGATGAGGACGTGGCGTCCACTCTGCCGAAACTGCATGTGTACCCGGGGGCCCTTCACGCCTCAGAACACCTGGCACCGACAGCGGGGCTGAGCCCGCGCATGGTCGGCACTCGCCTGAAGTCTCTTCCCCGTGGGCTGTATGGAGTCGAGCAGGGCGCGGGTGCACCTGTCGTCCCACGAGGGTGCCTTCTGAAGGGTAGGAGGGCAACGTGA